A single Argentina anserina chromosome 7, drPotAnse1.1, whole genome shotgun sequence DNA region contains:
- the LOC126803831 gene encoding sorbitol dehydrogenase gives MGKGGMSHGDDQQENMAAWLVGINTLKIQPFKIGYETMIQDVDEEVVQIRKAMGAGVDVTFDCAGFNKTMSTALRATSPGGKVCLVGMGHEAMTLPLTSASAREVDVIGIFRYKNTWPLCLEFLRSGKIDVKRKG, from the exons ATGGGCAAGGGTGGGATGTCCCATGGAGATGATCAACAAGAGAACATGGCTGCTTGGCTTGTTGGTATCAACACCCTCAAGATTCAACCTTTCAA AATTGGTTATGAAACTATGATACAGGATGTAGATGAAGAAGTGGTTCAGATACGTAAAGCTATGGGAGCTGGAGTGGATGTGACCTTTGATTGTGCAGGCTTTAATAAAACCATGTCAACAGCTCTGCGTGCTACTAGTCCTGGCGGCAAAGTTTGCCTCGTGGGAATGGGGCACGAGGCAATGACTCTCCCGCTCACTTCAGCGTCAGCCAG GGAggtagatgtgattggtatttTCCGATACAAGAACACATGGCCTCTGTGCCTTGAATTTTTGAGAAGTGGCAAGATTGATGTGAAGAGGAAAGGATAA